In a genomic window of Ralstonia insidiosa:
- the mdtD gene encoding multidrug transporter subunit MdtD: MSTSVSVDKSLQPLLWLVAVGLFMQTLDSTIVNTALPAMARSLSESPLKMQSVIIAYTLTTAMLMPASGWLADRFGTRRMFFAAIFLFTIGSLLCAESRSLNMLIASRVVQGVGGALLMPVGRLTVLRVVPREQFLPAMSFVTIPGLIGPLIGPTLGGWLVEAVSWHWIFLINIPVGLAGALVTLKVMPDVRADDDSRFDWTGYAMLAFGMAAVSFSLDGLSGLGFQHATVLVLLIFGLAALTAYWLHAGRTVEGKAGPLFPRSLFAIPSFSIGILGNLFARIGTGGMPFLIPLLLQVSLGYSPLQAGLMMVPVAAAGMAAKPLGTWAIKRFGYRRMLFTNTLMVGLTMASFAVMTPDVPVWLRIVQLALFGTFNSMQFTAMNTLTLKDLSGPHASSGNSMLSMVMMLSMSLGVAAAGALLTGFTDFTGGPEGRDTLAAFHKTFVCVGFMTAAAAWIFAQLSHAEPAQVLKRAEVDVE, encoded by the coding sequence ATGTCCACCTCCGTTTCCGTCGATAAATCCCTCCAACCGTTGCTCTGGCTGGTGGCGGTTGGCCTCTTCATGCAGACGCTGGATTCCACCATCGTCAATACGGCATTGCCGGCCATGGCGCGCAGCCTGTCGGAAAGCCCGCTGAAGATGCAGTCGGTCATCATTGCCTACACGCTGACGACCGCCATGCTGATGCCCGCCTCGGGTTGGCTGGCTGACCGCTTCGGCACGCGGCGCATGTTCTTTGCGGCCATCTTCCTGTTCACCATCGGCTCGCTGCTGTGCGCGGAGTCGCGCAGCCTGAACATGCTGATTGCCTCGCGCGTGGTGCAGGGCGTGGGCGGTGCATTGCTGATGCCGGTCGGGCGGCTGACAGTGTTGCGCGTGGTGCCGCGCGAGCAGTTTCTGCCAGCCATGAGCTTCGTCACCATTCCGGGGTTGATCGGCCCGCTGATCGGCCCCACGCTGGGTGGCTGGCTGGTGGAGGCGGTGTCGTGGCACTGGATCTTCCTGATCAACATTCCGGTGGGCCTGGCTGGTGCGCTCGTCACGCTCAAGGTCATGCCCGATGTGCGCGCAGACGACGACAGCCGATTCGATTGGACCGGCTACGCCATGCTCGCGTTTGGCATGGCAGCGGTGTCGTTCTCGCTCGACGGGCTATCGGGATTGGGCTTTCAGCACGCGACCGTGCTGGTGCTGCTGATCTTCGGGCTGGCGGCGCTCACCGCATACTGGCTGCATGCGGGGCGCACGGTTGAGGGCAAGGCGGGGCCGCTGTTTCCGCGCTCGCTGTTTGCCATTCCGAGCTTCTCGATCGGCATTCTCGGCAACCTGTTCGCGCGGATCGGTACGGGTGGAATGCCGTTCCTGATCCCGCTGCTGTTGCAGGTGAGCTTGGGGTACTCACCGTTGCAGGCTGGCTTGATGATGGTGCCGGTGGCCGCGGCCGGCATGGCGGCCAAACCGTTGGGCACCTGGGCCATCAAGCGTTTTGGCTATCGGCGGATGCTGTTCACCAACACGCTCATGGTGGGCCTGACGATGGCCAGTTTTGCGGTGATGACGCCCGACGTACCGGTGTGGCTGCGCATCGTGCAGTTGGCGCTGTTTGGCACGTTCAACTCGATGCAATTCACTGCCATGAACACGCTCACGCTCAAAGACCTGAGTGGGCCGCATGCCAGCTCGGGCAACAGCATGCTCTCCATGGTGATGATGTTGTCGATGAGCCTGGGGGTGGCCGCGGCTGGCGCGCTGCTCACGGGCTTTACCGACTTTACCGGTGGGCCGGAAGGGCGCGATACGCTGGCGGCCTTCCACAAGACCTTCGTGTGCGTCGGCTTCATGACCGCGGCGGCGGCGTGGATCTTCGCGCAGCTTTCGCACGCAGAGCCCGCGCAGGTACTCAAGCGCGCCGAAGTCGATGTCGAATAA